The proteins below are encoded in one region of Salmo salar chromosome ssa02, Ssal_v3.1, whole genome shotgun sequence:
- the LOC106575638 gene encoding T-cell immunoreceptor with Ig and ITIM domains isoform X2 codes for MEKCRLSAVLLLAHIGLSSVLEAQVSVDSHVTGHLGNDVTLHCKLLQGNLTQAEWQWEKSNTKKVSIAVFSPNLGQNISGSPLKGRLEFAGDSTGDSSITIKYVQMTDAGKYTCILTAFPSGSSEITTILTVLNQTLPPSSGAVAGIVTAALLVTVVVTATAYLIIVRKRHKALFNPSVSIDASSLVVNADRTGTGREQDLVYSEIVRFNIAKSKAHDPSGEDQKDADVKPAEDVTYSAVAVGNQHPSREDTVYSQVVKKDWDIDDVWTV; via the exons ATGGAAAAATGCAGACTGTCTGCCGTTTTGCTGCTGGCACACATTGGCCTCTCTTCAG TGTTGGAAGCTCAGGTCAGTGTTGATTCACATGTGACGGGGCACCTGGGTAATGATGTCACACTGCATTGTAAGTTGCTCCAGGGCAATCTCACTCAGGCTGAGTGGCAGTGGGAGAAATCAAATACTAAAAAGGTTTCCATAGCTGTCTTTAGCCCTAACTTAGGGCAAAACATTTCTGGGTCACCCCTAAAAGGGAGGTTGGAGTTCGCTGGAGATTCCACAGGTGATTCCTCTATTACTATAAAATATGTGCAGATGACTGATGCAGGGAAATACACCTGTATCCTGACAGCCTTCCCCAGCGGCTCATCTGAGATAACAACCATCCTCACTGTACTGA ATCAGACTCTACCTCCATCATCTGGCGCGGTTGCTGGGATTGTTACCGCAGCCCTCCTGGTAACAGTTGTTGTGACAGCCACAGCTTACCTCATCATTGTCAGGAAGAG GCACAAGGCTTTATTCAACCCCTCTGTCAGCATTG ATGCAAGCAGCCTGGTGGTCAAtgcagacaggacaggaacaggaagAGAACAG GACCTGGTTTATTCTGAGATCGTCAGATTCAACATTGCCAAGAGCAAAGCACATGACCCATCTGGAGAAGACCAGAAAGATGCAGACGTCAAGCCAGCTGAGGATGTCACCTACTCTGCAGTGGCAGTGGGGAACCAGCATCCTTCAAGGGAAGACACAGTTTACTCTCAGGTGGTGAAAAAGGACTGGGACATAGATGATGTATGGACTGTCTAA
- the LOC106575652 gene encoding carcinoembryonic antigen-related cell adhesion molecule 6, which yields METTVAISLTLFILTGLCAGQGLFPQGPVNGAEGGTVMFITNLSPPAQPFRTISWSVGGANIIISSSDDSIGPGYGDRITLNKTTGSLELRNLTLADSGEYRVAITTATAETINGSTELVVYENVSDANITGPSNHLFANVSSANITCEAAGNITAIQWMKEGQPLSAGGNIFFSEENRKLSISPVKRHDSGEYVCKLTNPASSATASYRMIVNYGPESMTILGQHIAEVDTHTLMYCSVQSVPPATFTWLFNGQQTGVHEAGYIIKKVSYNNSGDYRCGARNDLTGNVISVGHSLSVKDKAPPPLSPEGAAGIAVAVMLVVVAVALGLYFSITNHRNNSTNTTEAGSSHAPGTSQGPGTSHAPDTSHGPGTKGGRVYENVGPPLPPPREIQDSNIYNRSIK from the exons ATGGAAACTACAGTagccatctctctcactctgttcatACTCACAG GTCTCTGTGCCGGTCAGGGTCTGTTTCCACAAGGTCCTGTGAATGGAGCAGAAGGAGGGACAGTGATGTTCATCACAAATCTAAGCCCACCAGCCCAGCCGTTCAGAACAATATCCTGGAGTGTTGGTGGAGCCAATATTATAATCTCATCCAGTGATGACTCTATAGGGCCTGGATACGGAGACAGGATCACTCTGAACAAAACTACTGGATCTCTGGAGCTCAGGAATCTGACCCTGGCTGACAGTGGAGAATACAGAGTGGCTATAACAACAGCTACAGCAGAAACAATCAATGGATCAACTGAACTGGTTGTGTATG AGAATGTATCTGATGCCAACATCACAGGACCATCAAACCATCTGTTTGCAAATGTGAGCTCCGCCAACATAACCTGTGAGGCTGCTGGTAACATCACTGCTATACAATGGATGAAGGAAGGTCAGCCTCTGTCTGCTGGTGGCAATATATTCTTTTCAGAGGAAAACAGGAAATTATCCATCAGTCCTGTGAAGAGACACGACAGCGGAGAATATGTGTGTAAACTCACCAACCCTGCCAGCTCTGCTACTGCCTCCTATAGAATGATAGTGAACT ATGGACCAGAGTCCATGACCATCCTGGGCCAACACATCGCTGAGGTGGACACACATACGCTCATGTACTGCTCCGTTCAGTCTGTACCGCCTGCTACGTTCACCTGGTTGTTCAATGGGCAACAGACAGGTGTACATGAAGCTGGATATATCATAAAGAAGGTCAGCTACAACAACAGTGGGGACTACAGATGTGGTGCTAGGAATGATCTCACCGGAAATGTTATCAGTGTGGGCCATAGTCTGTCAGTGAAAG ATAAAGCCCCTCCACCCCTAAGCCCAGAGGGAGCAGCAGGTATAGCAGTCGCTGTGATGTTGGTAGTGGTTGCTGTGGCTCTTGGTCTCTATTTCAGCATAACTAATCATCG GAACAATTCCACAAATACTACTGAGGCAG GAAGCAGCCATGCACCTGGCACCAGCCAAGGACCAGGAACCAGCCATGCACCTGACACCAGCCATGGACCAGGAACGAAAG GTGGTCGTGTGTATGAGAATGTAGGACCTCCATTACCACCTCCAAGA GAAATCCAGGACTCCAACATATACAATAGAAGTATAAAGTG A
- the LOC106575638 gene encoding T-cell immunoreceptor with Ig and ITIM domains isoform X1, with the protein MEKCRLSAVLLLAHIGLSSVVLEAQVSVDSHVTGHLGNDVTLHCKLLQGNLTQAEWQWEKSNTKKVSIAVFSPNLGQNISGSPLKGRLEFAGDSTGDSSITIKYVQMTDAGKYTCILTAFPSGSSEITTILTVLNQTLPPSSGAVAGIVTAALLVTVVVTATAYLIIVRKRHKALFNPSVSIDASSLVVNADRTGTGREQDLVYSEIVRFNIAKSKAHDPSGEDQKDADVKPAEDVTYSAVAVGNQHPSREDTVYSQVVKKDWDIDDVWTV; encoded by the exons ATGGAAAAATGCAGACTGTCTGCCGTTTTGCTGCTGGCACACATTGGCCTCTCTTCAG TAGTGTTGGAAGCTCAGGTCAGTGTTGATTCACATGTGACGGGGCACCTGGGTAATGATGTCACACTGCATTGTAAGTTGCTCCAGGGCAATCTCACTCAGGCTGAGTGGCAGTGGGAGAAATCAAATACTAAAAAGGTTTCCATAGCTGTCTTTAGCCCTAACTTAGGGCAAAACATTTCTGGGTCACCCCTAAAAGGGAGGTTGGAGTTCGCTGGAGATTCCACAGGTGATTCCTCTATTACTATAAAATATGTGCAGATGACTGATGCAGGGAAATACACCTGTATCCTGACAGCCTTCCCCAGCGGCTCATCTGAGATAACAACCATCCTCACTGTACTGA ATCAGACTCTACCTCCATCATCTGGCGCGGTTGCTGGGATTGTTACCGCAGCCCTCCTGGTAACAGTTGTTGTGACAGCCACAGCTTACCTCATCATTGTCAGGAAGAG GCACAAGGCTTTATTCAACCCCTCTGTCAGCATTG ATGCAAGCAGCCTGGTGGTCAAtgcagacaggacaggaacaggaagAGAACAG GACCTGGTTTATTCTGAGATCGTCAGATTCAACATTGCCAAGAGCAAAGCACATGACCCATCTGGAGAAGACCAGAAAGATGCAGACGTCAAGCCAGCTGAGGATGTCACCTACTCTGCAGTGGCAGTGGGGAACCAGCATCCTTCAAGGGAAGACACAGTTTACTCTCAGGTGGTGAAAAAGGACTGGGACATAGATGATGTATGGACTGTCTAA
- the LOC106575638 gene encoding uncharacterized protein isoform X3: protein MEKCRLSAVLLLAHIGLSSVVLEAQMTDAGKYTCILTAFPSGSSEITTILTVLNQTLPPSSGAVAGIVTAALLVTVVVTATAYLIIVRKRHKALFNPSVSIDASSLVVNADRTGTGREQDLVYSEIVRFNIAKSKAHDPSGEDQKDADVKPAEDVTYSAVAVGNQHPSREDTVYSQVVKKDWDIDDVWTV, encoded by the exons ATGGAAAAATGCAGACTGTCTGCCGTTTTGCTGCTGGCACACATTGGCCTCTCTTCAG TAGTGTTGGAAGCTCAG ATGACTGATGCAGGGAAATACACCTGTATCCTGACAGCCTTCCCCAGCGGCTCATCTGAGATAACAACCATCCTCACTGTACTGA ATCAGACTCTACCTCCATCATCTGGCGCGGTTGCTGGGATTGTTACCGCAGCCCTCCTGGTAACAGTTGTTGTGACAGCCACAGCTTACCTCATCATTGTCAGGAAGAG GCACAAGGCTTTATTCAACCCCTCTGTCAGCATTG ATGCAAGCAGCCTGGTGGTCAAtgcagacaggacaggaacaggaagAGAACAG GACCTGGTTTATTCTGAGATCGTCAGATTCAACATTGCCAAGAGCAAAGCACATGACCCATCTGGAGAAGACCAGAAAGATGCAGACGTCAAGCCAGCTGAGGATGTCACCTACTCTGCAGTGGCAGTGGGGAACCAGCATCCTTCAAGGGAAGACACAGTTTACTCTCAGGTGGTGAAAAAGGACTGGGACATAGATGATGTATGGACTGTCTAA
- the LOC106575638 gene encoding uncharacterized protein isoform X4, producing MEKCRLSAVLLLAHIGLSSVLEAQMTDAGKYTCILTAFPSGSSEITTILTVLNQTLPPSSGAVAGIVTAALLVTVVVTATAYLIIVRKRHKALFNPSVSIDASSLVVNADRTGTGREQDLVYSEIVRFNIAKSKAHDPSGEDQKDADVKPAEDVTYSAVAVGNQHPSREDTVYSQVVKKDWDIDDVWTV from the exons ATGGAAAAATGCAGACTGTCTGCCGTTTTGCTGCTGGCACACATTGGCCTCTCTTCAG TGTTGGAAGCTCAG ATGACTGATGCAGGGAAATACACCTGTATCCTGACAGCCTTCCCCAGCGGCTCATCTGAGATAACAACCATCCTCACTGTACTGA ATCAGACTCTACCTCCATCATCTGGCGCGGTTGCTGGGATTGTTACCGCAGCCCTCCTGGTAACAGTTGTTGTGACAGCCACAGCTTACCTCATCATTGTCAGGAAGAG GCACAAGGCTTTATTCAACCCCTCTGTCAGCATTG ATGCAAGCAGCCTGGTGGTCAAtgcagacaggacaggaacaggaagAGAACAG GACCTGGTTTATTCTGAGATCGTCAGATTCAACATTGCCAAGAGCAAAGCACATGACCCATCTGGAGAAGACCAGAAAGATGCAGACGTCAAGCCAGCTGAGGATGTCACCTACTCTGCAGTGGCAGTGGGGAACCAGCATCCTTCAAGGGAAGACACAGTTTACTCTCAGGTGGTGAAAAAGGACTGGGACATAGATGATGTATGGACTGTCTAA